A stretch of DNA from Lentimicrobiaceae bacterium:
CTACGGCAAAAAGGGATATGAACGTAAATTCCGCACATGCTATTTGTTTAGTATAATTCTTAATGTGCTTCCTTTTCCAACAACGGAAGATTTTACAAATATTTTGCCCTTGTGATAATCGTTAATAATTCTTTTGGCAAGGGATAGCCCTAATCCCCAACCGCGTAGCTTGCTAGTGTAGCCGGGATTGAAAATAGCTTTGTGCATATTTCGGGGAATACCTTTTCCTGTATCTTCAATATCAACCGTAACGGTGTGCTCTTGTTCGGTTATAATAATATTAATCTTGCCTTTTGAGCCGCCTATTGCGTCTATAGCATTTTTAATCAGGTTTTCTATAACCCAACCGAACAGTTGCACATTCAGCGGCAGCATAATAACATCCGACGAACTTGTAATTTTGTACGATATTTTTTGCGAAGTACGAGTTTTAAGGTATTTTACAACCGAATCGACGACAGAAACAATATCGGATTGCGTAAGAGTAGGTACTGAACCGATTTTAGAAAATCGGGAAGCGACCGTATTGAGCCGTTCCATATCTTTTTGCATTTCGCCGACAACATTAGGCTCAACATCTTTATCTTTCAAGTATTCCGTCCATGCTAGAAGCGAAGACAAAGGTGTTCCAAGCTGATGTGCCGTTTCTTTTGCAAGTCCAGCCCAAACCTGATTTTGTTCGCTGCGTTTTGAAGTGCTGAAAAGCATGTAAGAGATGAGAAAGAAAACGCCTATAATGGCAAATTGCAGGTACGGATAATAGCGAAGCTGTGTAAGAACTTTTGAATTTTTGTAGTAAATCCATTGGCTGCCTTTTCCTTCTATATCAAATGAGATAGGAGGATTTTCGGCTTTCATCTCATTTATAAGTTTGGTAACGTTTTCTTTATCGGATAGAATTTTTTCGGGGATATTTCCCGAAGCCACAACACAGTTGGCGGCGCTATCGTAGATAATAACCGGAACCGAAGCCGCATTGTTTACAATATCATCATAAAAAGAGCTGATAAGCGAGTTAATCATATCTTGTACTTCGGTAAACAGTTTCGAGTCTTTGTAGTATATGTAGTTGACTTCATCTTTGTAATACCTGATGGGTATAGGAGGATAAACCGAAAATTCTTTTTCAATGTAGCCTTTCATACCCGGAATCGAAGTAGAGGTAAATACAGTATTGACTGTGGCTCTTATGTTACCTTCTTCATCGGTTAAAATAACGGGAATTGTTTTATTACCTTCAATTATTAGATTGTAAAAACTGATATCTTCGTCTAATGAGGCTGCGGCTATTTTTTTTTGAGCTTCGGCGTACAGTTCTACCTTGGCTCTTTCTTCGTCTTGAATTTGTTTAAAAAATTTATTGGTCGAAGTAACAATCTGCGAACGTTGTTTGATAGTAACAGCCCAATTATGTATCCGCATTTTTTCGTCACGAGATATTTGCATTACCAGGTAATTCGAAACCCAGATAGAAAACATAATAATAACAACGGCAACAAGTAGTAATATCAGTTTCCAATACTGTTTTCTATTGTAAAAATCGTAGCTATTTGAATTGCCTGAATACATTCTGAAACAAATTGCTTACCTATCAATTTATTAGTTTTTTTTCTTCTCTTTCTCCTTCTCCTTCTCCTTCTCCTTCTCTTTCTCCATTTCTTCTTCTATTTTGAACAGTTCAGTTGCTCTTTTAATATCTTCAAGTTGTGCCGGAGTAGCTTTTGGGTATTTTATGTTTAATTTTTTAATGTTTTCAACTATTATATTAATGACTAATGTCCGCATAAACCATTTGTTATCGGCAGGGATAACGTACCATGGAGCGCAGTTAGTTGAGGTGTTGACGAGAGTATCTTCGTAGGCATCCATAAAATCTTTCCAATGTGCTCTATCTTCAACGTCTTTAATTGAAAACTTCCAGTTTTTATCGGGGTCTTCAATTCTATCCACCAAACGACGTTTTTGTTCGGCTTTTGAAATGTTAAGGAAAAACTTGATTATTACAGTGCCGTTGTTGGTAAGGTATTTTTCAAAGTTATTGATATCTTTAAAGCGTGTATCCCAAAACTTTTGGTTGTTTTTAACATCTTTTGGAGAGTTTGGAAGTCGCTGGTATTCAATAAGTTTAGGGTGCACTCTTGTAACAATAACTTCTTCGTAATACGAGCGATTAAAAATTCCGATTTTACCCCTTTCGGGAAGGCGTTTAATACATCGCCACATAAAATCGTGGTCTAATTCTTCGGGTGACGGAGCCTTAAAGCTGGTAATATCGCAACCCTGCGGATTTACACCTGACATAACGTGCTTTATTGTCCCGTCTTTGCCTGCCGCATCCATGGCTTGAAAAATAATCAAAACGGCGTATTTGTCTTGTGCGTAGAGAACTTCTTGCATCTCTTTAAGTTCGCTAATACTGCTTTGGATTTGTTCTAATGCTTCTGTTTTGTTGTTAAAGCCGTCAATATCAGGTTTAGTCATCTGACTAAAACGTCTATGAGCTTTGGGGTTATAAATATAACGTTCTGTATCCATAGTGTTTGCGGTTATAGGTTTGCCCATTTTAAGTAAGGCGATGTTTTATTTTCAAAATTAGAAATGTTTTCAAAAATTTCAGAAATATTATCGGAAATTATAAGCTGGTTTATGTATTCTTCTTTAATAAATTTTTGGCTTATGCTGAATTTAATAAAATCTAAGAGCTTGTTGTAGTAGCCGAGTATATTGAATAATGCGACAGGTTTTGAAGTAACTCCTATTTGGTTTAGACTGATTATTTCGAAAAGCTCATCCAAAGTGCCCAAACCGCCTGGAAGTGCAATAATAGCATCAGATTTTTCAATCATAACTTGTTTGCGTTCTTGCATATTTTCTACTTCAATAAATTGCGTGAGGTCTTTTTTGGCTATGTTAAACTTAATCAGTTCTTTTGGCATAATTCCTATAACTTCGCCATTGTTCTCCAAAACTGCATCGGCAAGAGTTTGCATAAGTCCAAGCTTACTACCGCCGTATATTAAAGTCATGTTGTTTTTGGCAAGATATTCGCCGAGTTCTCCGGCTTTTTTAATGTACATGGGGTTGCTTCCTGAGGACGAGCCACAGAATACGCAGATGGTTTTTATATTATTAGTTTCGGTCATTTATTATGTGATATGATGAAAACACAAAGGTAAAAAAAATTTGTTTTAATGCTTGATTTTGCATTTTTCTTTTAATAATTAGTTAAGGCTTAGCCGGAAACGTATTTAAAGTTAAATTCTTCGGCAAATATGGCTTTTAGTTTGTCTTTGACTTCCGACAAGTTCAAACTTTTATTCAAAATTTTTTGCATAGATGTAGCCGAATTACTTGCAAATCCGCAAGGGTTAATCATGTTGTAATAACTTAAATCGGTATTAACGTTGAGAGCCAAACCATGCATGGTAATGCCTCTGCTGACTCTAACACCTATTGCACATACTTTTTGTTCGCCGATATTGTCGATGTTTTTAGTCCAAACGCCGGTAGCATGATCAACACGGTGAGTCTTGATATTGTAAAGTGCGTTAAGTTTTATGATAACTTCTTCTAAGGAATTTACATATTGTTTTATTCCGATATTGAATTGCGACAAATTAAAGATTGGGTAGCACACAATTTGTCCGGGACCGTGATAGGTAATATCACCGCCCCTATTGGTATTATAAAATTCAATTCCTAATTGTTTGAGTTGAGCATTATTTATCAGCAAATTGTTTTCGATTCCGTTTTTACCCAAAGTATAAACGTGATTATGTTCGACAAAAAGCAAGTAATGTGAGGTTTTAGCGTTGGAGTCGGTTTTGGTTGCAGCAATACTATTCAGTAGGTCTTCTTGATACTTCCATGCTTCCCCGTACTGCATCGTACCTAAATCTTCAAAAATTACTTCTTCTTGCATTTTGCTGATACGTTATTTTACAATATGTTTTTCGGCGTGATAGCTGCTTCTGACAAGAGGTTTGCTTTCGACAAATTCAAAACCGATATCTAAGCCTACTTTTCTATATTTTTCAAATTGCTCAGGAGTAACGTATTCTTTTACAGGCAAATGATTTGGCGTGGGTTGAAGATATTGTCCTACTGTAAAAATCTTGCAGCCGGCATTGTATAAGTCTTGCATTGTTTCAACCACTTCGTCAAAAGTTTCGCCCAAGCCAACCATAATTCCTGATTTTGTTCTAACACCGTTATCAGCCATATATTTAAGCACTTTGAGGCTGGTTTCGTATTTTGCGGCACTACGCACAAGAGGCGTAAGCTGTCGTGTTGTTTCCATATTGTGCGAAATAATATCGGGTTTGGCGTCAATAACTTGCTGTACAAGGTCGGTATTGCCTTTAAAGTCGGGAATAAGAGTTTCTATTGTCGTTTCCGGACATTTGAGTTTGATTTTTCTAACCGTTTCCGCCCATATTGCAGCACCGCCGTCGGGGAGGTCGTCTCTATCAACCGAAGTGATAACAACATGTTTGAGATTTAAAAACTTAACCGAGTCGGCAATGTTGTCGGGTTCATTTTGGTCGGGAGGCAAAGGTTTACCTGTCATCGTAGCACAAAACTTGCAGCTGCGAGTACATATTTCGCCGAGTATCATAAAGGTTGCCGTGCCTGCGTTCCAACATTCGCCCATGTTAGGGCATTTGCCGCTGGTACATATAGTGTGTAAGCCTTTGGCTTCTATTATCGACTTCACTTTGAGGTAGTTGTCGCCTTTTGGAAGTTTAATTTTAAGCCAATCAGGCTTGCGTAAAGGCTGTTCTGATTGTTTCATTTTGCAAAAATAAAATATTGGAGTTATTAACGGCTTAACGAGCTGATTTATTTTTATTGCTGTAGGATAATACCTTAAAAAAATAGTTCTGCGGCTTATGTTTAATGCCTTTGGCTCTTAGCCTTTAGCTTTTGGCTTTTTTGTGGTTGGTGGTTGGTGATGGGTGATGGATGATGGGTGATGGATGATGGGTGATGGATGATGGGTGATGGGTGATGGGTGATGGGTGATGGATGATGGGTGATGGGTGATGGGTGATGGGTGAGTTTTGAGTTATGAGTTAAGAGTCAGGAGTTGATCCCGAATTTTCGGGACGAAACTCTAAACTAGGAACTCGAAACTAACTCGTACCCCGCAACTCACAACGCCAACAGCAATTTATTTTATAATATTAGTCTATTTTCACACTTTACTCACATCGTCGTTGTTATCAGACGAGTCTTCATCTAAGAACTTCATATTGTTTGGGTTAAATGGGCTCTTGGAACGGTGTTCGCGAACGTATTTGAAACCGACTCTGTACAGGTAAAATACATAAGGAATAAAAATCAACAACATTAAGTTGTATCCTGTCATCAAAAAGAAATCGTAAAGTCCGTGTAACATCCACGGAACAACGAATGCCAATGTTGAATACCTGCTTTTTTTGCCGTCTTTTTTAAATTTAGCCAATCCGAGATAGTAACCCATGGTAACTCCAAATATAGCGTGAGCCGGCACAGCCGTAATAGCTCTTAGCAATCCGACGTTAAGAGAGTTTTCGGAAAACACGTACATTATGTTTTCAACGCAAGCAAAACCCAAGCTTACAGAAACGGCATATACAATGCCATCGAACTTTTCGTTAAACTCTTTGCTGCGCCAAAACAGTATTATTGTAGCTAAAAATTTAAACAACTCTTCGGAAAAGCCGGCAACAATAAAGCCATCGTAAAAAGCCGACATTATTTTATTTCCTTCAAAAATATTTAGCAAACCCAAAAACTGCTCAAGAAAAATGACTGGAATAATTATAAAAATTCCACCTACAAAGCCTTTAATTACAAGGCGTATAGGCTCTCTTTCGTATTTATCGGAAAAATAAATATAAAATAGGATTATTAATACTGGGGCAATGGCTATTGTGAAGAGCATAAAGTTTT
This window harbors:
- a CDS encoding HAMP domain-containing sensor histidine kinase yields the protein MYSGNSNSYDFYNRKQYWKLILLLVAVVIIMFSIWVSNYLVMQISRDEKMRIHNWAVTIKQRSQIVTSTNKFFKQIQDEERAKVELYAEAQKKIAAASLDEDISFYNLIIEGNKTIPVILTDEEGNIRATVNTVFTSTSIPGMKGYIEKEFSVYPPIPIRYYKDEVNYIYYKDSKLFTEVQDMINSLISSFYDDIVNNAASVPVIIYDSAANCVVASGNIPEKILSDKENVTKLINEMKAENPPISFDIEGKGSQWIYYKNSKVLTQLRYYPYLQFAIIGVFFLISYMLFSTSKRSEQNQVWAGLAKETAHQLGTPLSSLLAWTEYLKDKDVEPNVVGEMQKDMERLNTVASRFSKIGSVPTLTQSDIVSVVDSVVKYLKTRTSQKISYKITSSSDVIMLPLNVQLFGWVIENLIKNAIDAIGGSKGKINIIITEQEHTVTVDIEDTGKGIPRNMHKAIFNPGYTSKLRGWGLGLSLAKRIINDYHKGKIFVKSSVVGKGSTLRIILNK
- a CDS encoding polyphosphate kinase 2 family protein, which translates into the protein MDTERYIYNPKAHRRFSQMTKPDIDGFNNKTEALEQIQSSISELKEMQEVLYAQDKYAVLIIFQAMDAAGKDGTIKHVMSGVNPQGCDITSFKAPSPEELDHDFMWRCIKRLPERGKIGIFNRSYYEEVIVTRVHPKLIEYQRLPNSPKDVKNNQKFWDTRFKDINNFEKYLTNNGTVIIKFFLNISKAEQKRRLVDRIEDPDKNWKFSIKDVEDRAHWKDFMDAYEDTLVNTSTNCAPWYVIPADNKWFMRTLVINIIVENIKKLNIKYPKATPAQLEDIKRATELFKIEEEMEKEKEKEKEKEKEKKKN
- a CDS encoding TIGR00730 family Rossman fold protein: MTETNNIKTICVFCGSSSGSNPMYIKKAGELGEYLAKNNMTLIYGGSKLGLMQTLADAVLENNGEVIGIMPKELIKFNIAKKDLTQFIEVENMQERKQVMIEKSDAIIALPGGLGTLDELFEIISLNQIGVTSKPVALFNILGYYNKLLDFIKFSISQKFIKEEYINQLIISDNISEIFENISNFENKTSPYLKWANL
- the lipB gene encoding lipoyl(octanoyl) transferase LipB; translation: MQEEVIFEDLGTMQYGEAWKYQEDLLNSIAATKTDSNAKTSHYLLFVEHNHVYTLGKNGIENNLLINNAQLKQLGIEFYNTNRGGDITYHGPGQIVCYPIFNLSQFNIGIKQYVNSLEEVIIKLNALYNIKTHRVDHATGVWTKNIDNIGEQKVCAIGVRVSRGITMHGLALNVNTDLSYYNMINPCGFASNSATSMQKILNKSLNLSEVKDKLKAIFAEEFNFKYVSG
- the lipA gene encoding lipoyl synthase, producing the protein MKQSEQPLRKPDWLKIKLPKGDNYLKVKSIIEAKGLHTICTSGKCPNMGECWNAGTATFMILGEICTRSCKFCATMTGKPLPPDQNEPDNIADSVKFLNLKHVVITSVDRDDLPDGGAAIWAETVRKIKLKCPETTIETLIPDFKGNTDLVQQVIDAKPDIISHNMETTRQLTPLVRSAAKYETSLKVLKYMADNGVRTKSGIMVGLGETFDEVVETMQDLYNAGCKIFTVGQYLQPTPNHLPVKEYVTPEQFEKYRKVGLDIGFEFVESKPLVRSSYHAEKHIVK
- a CDS encoding PrsW family glutamic-type intramembrane protease, with the translated sequence MLFTIAIAPVLIILFYIYFSDKYEREPIRLVIKGFVGGIFIIIPVIFLEQFLGLLNIFEGNKIMSAFYDGFIVAGFSEELFKFLATIILFWRSKEFNEKFDGIVYAVSVSLGFACVENIMYVFSENSLNVGLLRAITAVPAHAIFGVTMGYYLGLAKFKKDGKKSRYSTLAFVVPWMLHGLYDFFLMTGYNLMLLIFIPYVFYLYRVGFKYVREHRSKSPFNPNNMKFLDEDSSDNNDDVSKV